The Peribacillus simplex genome contains a region encoding:
- a CDS encoding alpha/beta-type small acid-soluble spore protein: MARNNNSNELVVNGAEQALEQMKYEIASEFGVTLGADTTSRANGSVGGEITKRLVQMAEQQLGGRTR, translated from the coding sequence ATGGCTAGAAATAATAACAGTAATGAATTAGTAGTTAATGGTGCAGAGCAAGCTCTAGAACAAATGAAATACGAAATCGCTAGTGAATTCGGTGTTACACTTGGTGCTGATACAACATCCCGTGCAAACGGATCTGTTGGTGGAGAAATTACAAAACGTTTAGTGCAAATGGCTGAACAACAATTAGGCGGAAGAACTCGTTAA
- a CDS encoding ribonuclease E inhibitor RraB, with translation MKLFPKKVPNDEDGQVLKMLYKQGVDFKESQDVDFFVAVPDKKRGESVLNALRDAGLNCELEKDDETEDWTCYCFIKMFLNYEDIIDIQKRIDKLSKPYDGYTDGWGVMVD, from the coding sequence ATGAAATTATTCCCTAAAAAAGTCCCTAACGATGAAGATGGACAAGTGCTAAAAATGCTATATAAACAAGGTGTGGATTTTAAAGAATCACAAGATGTAGATTTTTTTGTTGCAGTTCCAGATAAAAAGCGTGGTGAATCTGTATTAAATGCATTAAGAGATGCTGGCCTTAATTGTGAATTAGAAAAAGATGATGAAACAGAAGATTGGACTTGTTATTGTTTTATAAAAATGTTTTTAAATTACGAAGACATTATTGATATACAAAAACGAATTGATAAATTAAGTAAACCTTACGATGGATACACAGATGGATGGGGAGTTATGGTTGATTGA
- a CDS encoding IS110 family transposase, with the protein MEAMIERCAGLDVHQETVVACVLFGPLDKKPKTSIETFSTTTKGLLALSDWLATLQVSDVVMESTGVYWKPIWNILEGSFHLVLANARHVKNVPGRKTDVKDAEWLAKLLRCGLIESNFVPPEDIRDLRDLTRYRKKLIHHRTSEQNRIHKILQDANIKLTSVLSDIFGVSGRRILEAILNGEKIETDGLRKMVDWRTKASITDIAHAINGRIRRHHRDMLRYHWEHMSYLEKAIEELEKQIDQLLSPYHKEVELLDGIPGVNKAAAATFIAEMGVDMSVFKSAKHLASWAGVSPGNYESAGKKKRVKPHKVTKL; encoded by the coding sequence ATGGAAGCAATGATTGAACGGTGTGCTGGCCTAGATGTACACCAAGAAACAGTAGTAGCCTGTGTATTATTTGGCCCATTAGATAAAAAGCCAAAAACCTCTATTGAAACTTTTTCAACTACAACAAAGGGGCTCTTGGCTTTAAGTGATTGGCTAGCTACCCTTCAGGTATCCGATGTTGTGATGGAAAGTACCGGAGTCTACTGGAAACCAATATGGAATATACTCGAAGGATCTTTTCACCTTGTTCTTGCCAATGCCAGGCATGTCAAAAATGTTCCAGGCCGTAAAACTGATGTAAAAGATGCCGAATGGCTTGCCAAGCTTCTAAGATGCGGACTTATTGAAAGCAATTTTGTACCACCAGAGGATATTCGTGATTTACGTGATCTTACTCGTTATCGAAAAAAATTGATTCATCATCGCACCTCAGAGCAGAATCGCATTCACAAAATTCTTCAAGATGCTAATATCAAGCTAACATCCGTTCTATCAGACATTTTTGGTGTATCGGGACGCCGTATCCTTGAAGCGATTCTAAACGGTGAAAAAATAGAGACCGATGGTCTTCGAAAAATGGTGGATTGGCGAACAAAAGCAAGTATTACTGACATTGCCCATGCAATTAATGGTCGTATTCGCCGTCATCATCGTGATATGTTGCGTTACCATTGGGAGCATATGAGTTATTTAGAAAAAGCCATAGAAGAATTGGAAAAACAAATTGATCAACTCCTGTCCCCATATCATAAAGAAGTAGAATTATTGGATGGTATACCTGGTGTGAACAAAGCTGCCGCAGCTACTTTTATTGCAGAGATGGGCGTGGATATGTCCGTATTTAAGTCGGCTAAACATCTTGCCTCTTGGGCTGGTGTAAGTCCCGGAAATTACGAAAGTGCTGGTAAAAAAAAACGAGTAAAACCACACAAGGTAACAAAGCTCTGA
- a CDS encoding GNAT family N-acetyltransferase: MIISQTRNFKSVAKLNKYVHDLHSNLYPKYFKEYNYENVKEVFKSLINNESFIFLLLEDNEEALGYAWIEIREYPENAFKKGYKSFYVHQISIVDTKRNKGYGSSLMECIYEIANDRGIDLIELDYWFENSVAKDFYKKQNFIKYIEFVYKQL; the protein is encoded by the coding sequence TTGATAATTAGTCAAACCAGGAATTTTAAATCGGTCGCTAAATTAAATAAATATGTACACGATTTACATTCAAATTTATACCCTAAATACTTTAAGGAATATAACTATGAGAATGTGAAGGAAGTTTTCAAAAGTCTGATTAATAACGAAAGTTTCATTTTCCTTTTGTTAGAAGATAACGAAGAAGCACTTGGCTATGCTTGGATAGAGATAAGAGAATATCCGGAAAATGCTTTTAAAAAAGGATATAAGTCTTTTTATGTACACCAGATTAGCATAGTGGATACAAAGAGGAATAAGGGTTATGGTTCAAGTCTTATGGAATGTATATATGAAATTGCGAACGATCGAGGAATAGATTTAATAGAATTAGATTATTGGTTTGAGAACAGTGTTGCAAAGGACTTTTATAAAAAGCAAAATTTTATAAAGTACATAGAGTTTGTTTATAAACAGTTGTAG
- a CDS encoding DoxX family protein, whose protein sequence is MIAIVMQVILAVCILVGGFIKLLRIPFQVEHWQHYQYPLWFMSVIGFIELIGAIGMIGGIWNRYLAVGSGVLFVLIMIGALHAHIFRAHQSIVMIIPAMICLILSIMVIIKNLKFA, encoded by the coding sequence ATGATTGCTATTGTTATGCAAGTAATTTTAGCAGTTTGTATTTTAGTCGGAGGTTTCATAAAACTTTTACGTATCCCGTTTCAGGTTGAACATTGGCAACATTATCAATATCCATTATGGTTCATGTCTGTAATTGGATTTATTGAACTTATTGGAGCAATAGGAATGATTGGGGGTATCTGGAATAGATACTTGGCTGTTGGATCAGGTGTATTGTTTGTACTTATCATGATAGGAGCCCTACATGCTCATATTTTTCGAGCGCATCAATCTATTGTAATGATTATTCCTGCAATGATCTGTTTAATATTATCTATCATGGTGATTATCAAGAACTTAAAGTTCGCTTAA
- a CDS encoding APC family permease: MIPFIKRLLIGRPLKSYELGEQKLNKTKALAILSSDALSSVAYGPEQILIVLITVGAAAFWYSIPIAVGVLILLTALILSYRQIIFAYPHGGGAYVVSKSNLGVNPGLIAGGSLLVDYILTVAVSVSAGTDALTSAFPTLHNYNVEIAIVFVILITILNLRGVTESASILAYPVYLFVLALFILIGVGIYNILTGGASPELHTPIGTPVAGISLFILLRAFASGSSALTGVEAISNAIPNFKDPAPNNAAKTLMAMGTLLAILFSGIVFLAYYYGISPSGEVTVVSQIAEETFGRNFMYFFIQGTTALILILAANTGYSAFPLLAVNLAKDKFIPRMFLVRGDRLGYSNGIIILGIASIILIVAFQAETEHLIPLYAVGVFIPFTLSQTGMMAKWIREKPQGWLPKLMVNTIGAVISFTVTMMFFLTKFSQVWSILIFLPIIVLLFHRIKKHYEAVGDQLRLTTCEPSVTIDGNVMIVPVAGMTHVVENTLNYAKSLSPEQIIAVYVAFEREDEKKFEEQWKKWQPDVRLVTLHSHYRSIINPLTKFVDTVEHKAREGNYRVTVVIPQFIPKKGWQNILHNQSSFLIKAFLLYRRNVVVTTVPYHLKK, from the coding sequence ATGATTCCATTCATAAAAAGGCTTTTAATTGGACGACCTTTGAAATCCTATGAATTAGGAGAACAAAAACTTAACAAAACGAAAGCATTAGCAATCCTTTCTTCTGATGCTCTATCATCAGTGGCATATGGTCCTGAACAAATTTTGATAGTATTGATTACGGTAGGTGCAGCAGCATTTTGGTATTCAATTCCTATCGCAGTTGGTGTATTAATTCTTTTAACAGCTCTCATATTGTCTTATAGGCAAATCATCTTTGCTTATCCTCATGGCGGTGGAGCGTATGTGGTTTCAAAGAGCAATTTAGGTGTAAATCCAGGCTTAATAGCTGGAGGATCCCTATTGGTAGACTACATACTAACTGTTGCTGTAAGTGTGTCTGCTGGGACCGATGCTTTAACATCTGCCTTTCCCACTTTACATAACTATAATGTGGAAATTGCCATTGTATTTGTAATTCTTATTACAATTTTGAATTTAAGAGGAGTAACGGAGTCTGCTTCAATATTAGCCTACCCCGTTTACTTATTCGTTTTAGCGTTGTTTATATTAATTGGTGTGGGTATTTATAATATTCTAACTGGAGGAGCTTCTCCTGAATTACACACCCCAATAGGTACACCTGTGGCGGGAATCAGTTTGTTTATTCTTTTAAGGGCATTTGCTTCAGGAAGTTCCGCTTTAACAGGGGTTGAAGCTATATCGAATGCTATTCCTAACTTTAAAGACCCAGCTCCAAATAATGCTGCTAAAACATTAATGGCAATGGGAACCTTGCTTGCCATACTGTTTTCAGGAATCGTATTTTTAGCCTATTATTATGGCATTTCTCCAAGTGGAGAGGTAACCGTTGTTTCCCAAATTGCCGAAGAAACTTTCGGGCGGAATTTCATGTATTTCTTTATTCAAGGAACTACAGCATTGATATTAATCCTTGCTGCGAACACTGGTTATTCGGCTTTCCCGTTGTTGGCAGTGAATCTTGCAAAGGATAAGTTTATTCCAAGGATGTTTCTAGTTAGAGGAGACCGATTAGGATATTCAAATGGCATCATCATCCTTGGTATTGCTTCAATAATTTTAATTGTTGCTTTTCAGGCAGAAACAGAGCATCTAATCCCGCTTTATGCAGTTGGAGTTTTTATTCCATTTACATTGTCCCAAACAGGAATGATGGCTAAATGGATTCGTGAGAAGCCTCAGGGGTGGCTTCCAAAACTAATGGTTAATACGATTGGTGCTGTTATTAGTTTCACGGTCACAATGATGTTCTTTTTAACAAAATTCTCACAGGTTTGGTCAATCCTAATTTTTCTACCTATCATTGTCCTTCTCTTCCATCGAATTAAAAAGCATTATGAAGCTGTTGGAGACCAACTTAGGCTTACAACTTGTGAACCATCTGTGACCATTGACGGTAATGTTATGATAGTGCCTGTTGCTGGCATGACTCATGTTGTAGAGAATACCTTAAATTATGCTAAATCTCTTTCTCCTGAACAAATTATTGCTGTGTATGTTGCATTTGAAAGAGAAGACGAGAAGAAGTTTGAAGAACAATGGAAGAAATGGCAACCTGATGTAAGACTGGTGACACTGCACTCTCATTACAGAAGTATCATCAACCCACTTACCAAATTTGTTGATACTGTAGAGCATAAAGCAAGGGAAGGGAATTATCGGGTAACGGTTGTCATTCCACAATTTATTCCCAAAAAAGGCTGGCAAAATATTCTTCACAATCAATCAAGTTTTCTTATTAAAGCCTTCTTACTGTATCGGAGAAACGTGGTAGTAACAACTGTACCTTATCATTTGAAAAAATAA
- a CDS encoding GNAT family N-acetyltransferase — MEITIKRTRLTEVDMLLTIQKKAFAEDYKLYQDHDTTPVNETPEKLIENIEHAIHYTIWLNNNIIGGIDLRKKENIMLLDKLFIANEYQNKGLGTKIMKLIEAEFPLIKIWRLYTPYLNKRNQYFYEKFGYEKIGEVQLTEMLLLFKYEKCI; from the coding sequence ATGGAAATTACCATCAAAAGAACACGTTTAACTGAAGTAGATATGTTGTTGACTATTCAGAAAAAGGCTTTTGCAGAAGACTATAAGTTATACCAAGATCACGATACAACTCCTGTAAATGAGACACCTGAGAAATTAATCGAAAATATAGAACACGCTATTCATTACACAATATGGTTAAATAACAACATTATCGGTGGAATAGATCTCCGTAAAAAAGAAAATATAATGTTATTAGACAAACTATTCATAGCAAACGAATATCAAAATAAAGGTCTTGGAACAAAGATAATGAAATTAATTGAGGCTGAATTTCCATTGATAAAAATTTGGCGTTTATATACTCCATATTTAAACAAAAGAAATCAATATTTTTATGAGAAATTTGGCTATGAAAAAATAGGAGAAGTTCAGCTAACTGAAATGCTTTTGTTATTTAAGTATGAAAAATGTATTTAA
- a CDS encoding bacitracin ABC transporter ATP-binding protein has translation MFKDNSPFLSDEFLDELAKDINQQYEGPTKEQIAEPINND, from the coding sequence ATGTTCAAAGATAATAGTCCCTTTTTATCTGATGAATTTTTAGATGAGTTAGCTAAAGACATTAACCAGCAATATGAGGGTCCCACAAAAGAACAAATTGCGGAACCCATAAACAATGATTAG